CAATAACTCTAGCTACATTGTATTTTTCATCTTGGGGAAGTTCGATATAAGCCTTAGAATCTACTAAAACCACATAATCTACAGGTATTCTTACATTTCCACCCATAAAATTGCCACTAAAATGAAAGAAACAATCTTTAACTTCTTTAATTACAGGCATCTCTACAGCTTTGCCAAGGCCTTTCGTTTGTAGAGGTCGACATTGTACAAGATTGATTTTATAATCACCTTCAGCTGTAAAATTTGCTGTAAATTCAATATCTACAGGATAATCATACTTATCAGAAAGCAAGCGGAGCATCTCTTTCATTACACAAGGAAAAGTACTTTCTTTTAAAAGCTTATCAAATCCTAAAATATACATTTGTTTGTTTTGGATTCCCAATTCCTTCATTCTTTTCATTGCCATATCATCTTGCTTTGCAAAGAGATCTTTGCTAGTGCCAATATCTAAAGTCATAATTTTCTCTAAAGGTTCAGTGGTTAAATTGTTGTTTTTTAAATAAAGTACATCTACTTTTCTTTGAGAAAATCTGCCTTCATCCTCATAATATACTAAGGGGGTTTGCTCTGGTTTATCTAGTGGAACAAGACGTGGATAGTCACCTATAATTCGGTCTACTGCTCTAGTACCCATACCAAATACAAGCCTTAGCATCCCCGCATCCACATCCATATTCTTATCCCATACATAAATGTTGGAAGAATTACCCACACCTGCAATATGTGGAAAAAAATAATCTCCATGATAATCCCCTGAAACTCTTTGGACAAGAAGCGCCATTTGTTCATCTTTATAAAAGAGCCCTCTCTTAAGGCGATAAGCTAGGGCATCATCGTTTAAAGTGCTAGCATAAACGGTTCTCACTGCATTAGCAAATTCCTCATATCTTTGTTGGGGACTCCCTTGATTGACGCAAAATACGCTTTCGTATTTTCCTGCAAAAGCATTTCCAAAGTTATCCTCTAGTAGAGAGCTAGACCTTACAATAATTGGCGACTGGCCAAAATACTCTAACATTTGTTGGAATTTTTCTCGAATATTTTCTGGGAATTTTCCTGTAAGAATTTTTTGTCTCATTTCTTCCGCGTACTTAAAATAACCTGATATTTTCTTTTGTTTCGTTCTAAGTTTCCATAGATTATTTTGTACGATATAGGTGTAGAATATATCTGATCCCAAGTAAAAAGAATCATGTAATTCCATTTTTCGATTAAGGCTTTCTTCTCCATCTGTTTCGAGTATTTTTCTAGCCAGAAGCATTCCCACCGACTTGCCACCTATAAATCCAGTGCCGATTTGTCTATTGTGAATATTAAGCAAATCGTACAGCGTAAAGTACTTTTTTGCCAAGGTTGTGATGCGGCGTTCTCGACCAATGAGCAAGCTGATTAATATATTTTTCGTTTTATGCTGTTCCAATTGAGAAAGAAATAAAGTATCTTTTGCATCCTTAAAAATTCTATCCCAATAATCCATTCTTTCCTCTTGAATGCTCGTATTTTTAAAAATAGCTGATAAATCCATACTAGAAGTAATTGGAAGAAACTCCTCGTCTTTTGACCTATGTGGCATAAACATTGCAGGCGTATATCTTTTTGATACTTTTAAAGGGTGTACATAGTATTCTCCTTTGATTTGATAGAGGTCTAATAGCACTTGAGTGGTCTCTCGTATTCTAGCAATAGTGGCATAGGTGTGGGTATTTCTCATGATTGCAAAATAGGCCACTGTATTTAGCTCATGAAGATAAGGACATGTAATCTTGAAGAAATTACCAATCATTAAATCCGAGTGCCAATCTCTTAAGAGTTCACTAAGGCAATCAAATACATAAAAAACTTCCAGTCCTTCTTCTGTGATAATATCATGAACTTTGGTTCCAAAGGATTCAAATCCTTCATTTGCATTTAAGTCATAAATCTTAACTCCATTGGTGTCATCAAGTAGGGATTCCTGATCTGAAAAGCGCATATAAACGATTTTTCTCTTATCCTCTCTCCCTTGGCGAATAAAGGGTTTAACAAAATGTCTATAATCTTCAGCAGAATCCACTTGCCAGACTACATTGTCTCCAAGTCGAAGCATATCAATGGTTTTATCAAAACCAATAATCCCAGTGCTGACTTTATCAAATAATATGCAATAATTCTTTATGATAATCACCCCTTTTCATAGGAATTAGGCTTGTCAAATCATTTTTAGATCTTGTTGCACTTTAGTCGCTAGCCTTTAGTCACTAGCATAAAAGTATTCCTTTTGGGTCAAGATCCTTCGCTTGCGCTCAGGATGACTAGCAAGAGCTAGCACTCTCCTATTAAACAAAAAATGGCGCTCAAATCATTAATATGATTTAAGCGCCGTTGCTTAACTTTTTATTACTCTTTTAATAAAAGACATTTTATTATAAAATATATTATTCGTCAATACCTTTTTTCGTCAATACCTTTTTTCGTTAATTTTTTTAATATTTTTTTGAAAACTTATTATAGAATTTTCACATCATATTGCCTTAACCAAAAATCAATTTGAGTTAAAAGGGCCATAATTTGAGGACCAGTCATAAGTTGCCCATACCACGGAACTTTAAAATTTTCTCCATTGCTTGCTGCAATTTCTTTTACATAGGGCACATCAATTAAGTTTAAAATTGGAGAATTTTTGTCTTCTAATATTTTTATAAGCTTTTCTCTAACGTGACTGGTATAATGGGGATGATGCGTTTTTGGGTAGGGGCTCTTTTTTCTTTCCGTTATTTCTTTAGGCAAAAAATCTTTCATGGCATCTCTAAGCAAGCCTTTTTCTCTGCCTGCCATTAGCTTATATTTAGCGGGTATATTATAAGCGTATTCTACCAGTCGATAATCTGCAAAGGGCACTCGCACTTCTAAGCTGGTTCTCATGCTCATTCGGTCCTTTCGGTTTAACAAGGTCAGCATAAACCACTTAATATTGAGATATGTCATTTCCCTTAGTTTAATATCTTCTATTGGATCATCATCAAGTTTTGATACTTTTGATAAAGTGTCTTTAAATTTAGAACGAACATACTCCTCTATAGGTAATTTCTTATAAGAATGGTTCAAAATATTTTTTCGATACCCTACAGATTTCGACCAGGGGAAAGTGTCTGCATAGAGATCTTCTTTATTTGTAAACCAAGGATAGCCACCAAAGATCTCATCCGCACACTCACCTGATAAAGCTACTGTGGAATATTTTCGAATCTCTTTACAGAACAAGAGCAAAGACGAATCTACATCTGCCATTCCTGGCAAATCCCGCGCTATAACAGCTTCTTCAAGAGAATGTACTAAATCACTCTGAGAAAGTATAATATTGGTGTGATTTGACTTTAGAAACTTATGCATTACATCAATGTAATATTCATCAGAATTTGGTTGATAATAACTGGATTTGAAAAATTTCGAATTATCTTTATAGTCTACAGAAAAAGTATTCAACTCATCCACATAATGAGAAGCTACTGTAGAAATAAAACTAGAATCAAGCCCTCCAGATAAGAATGTACAAATAGGAACATCGCTAATTAATTGCCTTTTTATGGCGTCAACGAGAAGAGTTTTTGTATGATCTACAATGTCCTCAAAGGATTCGTTGTTTTCTCTAGCTTCTAATTTCCAGTATTCCTTTAAAGTAATCCTACCATTAGAGAACAAAAGTGAATGAGCAGGAGGAACTTCTAGAATATTCTTAAAAACGCCAGAACCCAAATCTGTTGCAGGACCTAAACCGATTAGCTCCATTATTCCCTCTTCGTCTAATTCTCTTCGAACATGAGGATGAGCTAAAAGAGCTTTAATTTCCGAAGCGAATATAAGTGAAGAGCCTTTTTGAGTATAAAATAGAGGCTTTACACCTAAATGATCCCGAGCCAAAAAAGCTTTATTATTATGTTGATCAAATACGCAAAAGGCAAAAATTCCGTTAAAATGATTTACACAATCTTCCTTCCAGTGTATATAGGAGGTAAGCAACACTTCTGTATCGGAATAAGACTGAAAGGTATAACCAAGATCTTTTAATTCTCTCCTTAGATCTTCCGTATTGTACAACTCTCCATTATAAACAAGTGTATATTGACTATTTCCTATGGTTTTATTCATTGGTTGTAGCCCACCTTCAGGGTCGATTACGATCAGCCTTCTATGACCCAAAAGAGCATGTTTATGTATAAAAGACCCAGAATCATCTGGCCCCCTATAAGATAGAGTCTCCATCATTTTATGAATAACCGGTAGGTATGATAATAAATCTTCATTCGTATTAATCCATCCAACTATGCCACACAAAAGCTATCACCTCACATGAAATCACTATTTTTTTCAGTATATGGAGGTTGATATATTTTTGATACACATTTTTTGTTATGAAGCCTCTCAACAAATTGGCGTCAGTATTGCTACACTGATCTCTTATTGTGGGCCTGTAATTGCAATCGTTCTTTCCCTATTTCTATTTACTCCTTAATTTGACGCACTATTCTCTCAACAAACTTTTCTGCTTTAATAAGATCCTCATTATTTGGGTGCCCCATAGCAAATTTGCTCATAAGCTCAAATATCTTGTTATCGCTAAACTCTCTACTATTAAAGCTTCCTTTACATGCAAAACTCCCCTTGCATATTGCTCCTCTTGATTCTAAAAGATGGATCAATTTTTTATTATAGAATTTCATTCCTACTCCACTTGTTGAAAACACAAAAACATCTTTCCCTCTTAGATTTAATTTTTCAACATAATCAAATAGTTTTGAGGATATGGTTTCCTTATAAACCCCAGACCCAAATCCGATCAAATCATAATCCTCTATAATTACTCCCTTGGACTCTTTTAAACTTAGTAAATCTGCATCGATCTTATTAGCTAGTACTCTAGCTATTTTTTCAGTATTATTCTTATAAGCAGAATCGTATATGATTAAAGATTTCATAAATAATATTTCCTTTCAAGCTCTTACTATATCTCTATTATAAAATATAATTATTTTTCTATTACTTTATCATATTTATATCTAATTTACTATATACCAAAATAAGCTCCCTCCCTATTTCGAGAAGAAGCTTATTTTGGTGGAGGCGGTGGGAATCGAACCCACGTCCGAAAATGCATTCACAGGAGTTTCTCCGAGCGCAGTCATTGCTTTAGCATTCGCCTTTGAAGTCGCTCAATGACAAGCTACTTCGCAGGCTAGTTCCGATTGTTCACTCTTAGGTCGGAACATCCCTAAAAGCGGTTCCCCACTAATTTGGCGCCCGGGTCCTTAGTCGTGGGTCTCTAAGGTCGGACGAGCAGCAACTAGGCTGCTAACGCGTAAGCGTTGTTATTTTCGTTTGCGTTTAATTTTAAATGCCACTTTTAACGATGCTTGGCGACATCGACTCGCTACTCCTGCTTCAACACCCCCGTCGAAGCCATTGCGCCCCCAGGTTAGTTGTAAGTTGTATGTTCTAAGTTCTATGTAAAAACTTATTTCTAATTGTCTATCAATTTTATCTCACATAGCTTATTTTTTACACAATTTCATTGTACAAACTTTTGATGAGGCCATTTAACATTTTACTTATTGTCTCTGAACTTACTTTTAATTTATTTAGCTCTTCTTTATTTATATACCCTAATCGCTCAGAAATCAAGAGGAAACTTCTTACTTCTTCTAGAGAACCCCTTGCTACATAAAGAAAATTAATAAAATCTTTTTTTGTTCTTCTCCCAGTTCCTTCTGCGATATTAGCACATACAGAGTTTGTAGCTCTTCTTATTTGTGATACCATAGCATATCTCTCGTAATCAGGATATTGTAAAAGAATATCATATATTTCAATTATAAAATCACTAGATTTTTGCCAAACCTTAAGGTATTCAAATGAACTACCCATAATATCACTACCTAAAATATTTTATAAATAAGAAATGCTTATTTTCATATTACTAAAATATTTCCAATTAATCTAAAACTGTTCTTCCAGTATTCTGTCATCTTTGATGACTGTAGTGCTTTTACACATAGAACTTAGATCTTAAAACTTAGAACTAAGGCGATTTTATCGCCTTGTAGCTTGTGCCATTCTTCGCTCGGCATCTTTAGACGCTATATCATGTCTCTTATCGTGGAGTTTTTTTCCTTTGGCCAGGGCTAGTTCTATTTTTACTTTGCTGTTTTTCAAGTATACACTTAGTGGTACTAAGGTGTAGCCTTGTTGTTGCCTGAGACCGATTAGTTTTCTAATTTCGCTTTTGTGTAGCAATAGTTTTCGAACCCTTAGAGGGTCTTTATTGTATATGTTTCCCATTTCGTATGGGCTGATATGCATATTGTAAACAAAGACTTCGCCATTTTTGATATCTGCATGAGATTCCTTTAAGTTAATTTTTCCTGCTCTAATGGACTTTACTTCAGTACCAAATAACTCTATGCCGGCTTCATAAGTATCTTCAATGAAATACTCATGTCTTGCTTTTTTATTTTGAGCGATTACTTTTATTCCATTATTTTTCAACAGTACACCCCTCACTTGCGGCAGCTTTACAGTGCATTTTTTAATATAAACAGATGAATATAGGCGAACAAAATTGTCCGCCTGTAATTATTATCTATAAATCAATATTGACCATTGTTTGACTCATCATCAATGGTTATATTATTATAATCTATTTCTTCATCTTTGTCAACTAATAGAAAATCGATCTGTCTAGTAGTCATATCTACTTTATGAACGACGATATCTACTTTATCACCTAATTTATAAATTTCCTTCGTGTGTTCACCTATAAATCTGTGTTTTTTGTCATCGTAAATATAGTAATCATCATCTATTGTCTGAACTCTTACGAGGCCTTCTATTGTATTTTCTAATTCCACGAAAAATCCAAAGGATGTTACACTAGAGATAATTCCCTCAAATTCTTCTCCAATCTTAGTAAGCATATATTCGCATTTCTTTAAATCATCTACATCTCTTTCAGCTAATTCAGCTCTTCGCTCTCTTTGAGAACACTGCTTACTAATTTCGCCTATTTTCTTTTGTAATTTTTCAATTCTCTTATCCGTCAATTTGTTCTCTAACATTTCACTGATAATACGGTGAATGATCAAATCAGGATATCTTCTTATCGGCGAGGTAAAATGGGTGTAGTATTGTGCAGACAGACCAAAGTGACCTAAGTTTTCCTCATAGTAACGAGCTTGTTGCATAGACCTTAATGTCAATCTACTTATGAGAGCTTCTTCTTGTTTTCCAGATACATCTTCTAGCAGTTTTTGCAGTGCAGAGGGATGAATAGTGTCCTGATAGTGAATACGATAACCAAAGGTTCGAATAAACTCGCTTAATGCCTGTATTTTTTCGGATTTAGGTTCCTCATGAACCCGATATACAAAGGGCAGTTGTGTCCAAAACATATGCTCTGCTACTGTCTCATTACATACCAACATAAACTCTTCGATCAATCTATGAGAAATCGTTCTTTCTCGAAGCTCTACGCCTACAGACTTACCCTTTTCATCCAATAAGATTTTTGATTCAGGGAAGTCAAAATCAATAGCGCCTCTCTTCATCCTC
This genomic window from Alkalibaculum bacchi contains:
- a CDS encoding PEP/pyruvate-binding domain-containing protein, producing MIIIKNYCILFDKVSTGIIGFDKTIDMLRLGDNVVWQVDSAEDYRHFVKPFIRQGREDKRKIVYMRFSDQESLLDDTNGVKIYDLNANEGFESFGTKVHDIITEEGLEVFYVFDCLSELLRDWHSDLMIGNFFKITCPYLHELNTVAYFAIMRNTHTYATIARIRETTQVLLDLYQIKGEYYVHPLKVSKRYTPAMFMPHRSKDEEFLPITSSMDLSAIFKNTSIQEERMDYWDRIFKDAKDTLFLSQLEQHKTKNILISLLIGRERRITTLAKKYFTLYDLLNIHNRQIGTGFIGGKSVGMLLARKILETDGEESLNRKMELHDSFYLGSDIFYTYIVQNNLWKLRTKQKKISGYFKYAEEMRQKILTGKFPENIREKFQQMLEYFGQSPIIVRSSSLLEDNFGNAFAGKYESVFCVNQGSPQQRYEEFANAVRTVYASTLNDDALAYRLKRGLFYKDEQMALLVQRVSGDYHGDYFFPHIAGVGNSSNIYVWDKNMDVDAGMLRLVFGMGTRAVDRIIGDYPRLVPLDKPEQTPLVYYEDEGRFSQRKVDVLYLKNNNLTTEPLEKIMTLDIGTSKDLFAKQDDMAMKRMKELGIQNKQMYILGFDKLLKESTFPCVMKEMLRLLSDKYDYPVDIEFTANFTAEGDYKINLVQCRPLQTKGLGKAVEMPVIKEVKDCFFHFSGNFMGGNVRIPVDYVVLVDSKAYIELPQDEKYNVARVIGTINSELKDQKVMLVGPGRWGTTTPSLGVPVRFAEICNASVICEVAYKSGSLMPELSFGSHFFQDLVESDIFYAAIFDGYENVIYNPNYLMDSKNYLEEILHKEASVKDVIYIAKTEGLEIYSDIVSQKVICK
- the asnB gene encoding asparagine synthase (glutamine-hydrolyzing), whose product is MCGIVGWINTNEDLLSYLPVIHKMMETLSYRGPDDSGSFIHKHALLGHRRLIVIDPEGGLQPMNKTIGNSQYTLVYNGELYNTEDLRRELKDLGYTFQSYSDTEVLLTSYIHWKEDCVNHFNGIFAFCVFDQHNNKAFLARDHLGVKPLFYTQKGSSLIFASEIKALLAHPHVRRELDEEGIMELIGLGPATDLGSGVFKNILEVPPAHSLLFSNGRITLKEYWKLEARENNESFEDIVDHTKTLLVDAIKRQLISDVPICTFLSGGLDSSFISTVASHYVDELNTFSVDYKDNSKFFKSSYYQPNSDEYYIDVMHKFLKSNHTNIILSQSDLVHSLEEAVIARDLPGMADVDSSLLLFCKEIRKYSTVALSGECADEIFGGYPWFTNKEDLYADTFPWSKSVGYRKNILNHSYKKLPIEEYVRSKFKDTLSKVSKLDDDPIEDIKLREMTYLNIKWFMLTLLNRKDRMSMRTSLEVRVPFADYRLVEYAYNIPAKYKLMAGREKGLLRDAMKDFLPKEITERKKSPYPKTHHPHYTSHVREKLIKILEDKNSPILNLIDVPYVKEIAASNGENFKVPWYGQLMTGPQIMALLTQIDFWLRQYDVKIL
- a CDS encoding flavodoxin family protein is translated as MKSLIIYDSAYKNNTEKIARVLANKIDADLLSLKESKGVIIEDYDLIGFGSGVYKETISSKLFDYVEKLNLRGKDVFVFSTSGVGMKFYNKKLIHLLESRGAICKGSFACKGSFNSREFSDNKIFELMSKFAMGHPNNEDLIKAEKFVERIVRQIKE
- a CDS encoding four helix bundle protein, translated to MGSSFEYLKVWQKSSDFIIEIYDILLQYPDYERYAMVSQIRRATNSVCANIAEGTGRRTKKDFINFLYVARGSLEEVRSFLLISERLGYINKEELNKLKVSSETISKMLNGLIKSLYNEIV
- the smpB gene encoding SsrA-binding protein SmpB — protein: MLKNNGIKVIAQNKKARHEYFIEDTYEAGIELFGTEVKSIRAGKINLKESHADIKNGEVFVYNMHISPYEMGNIYNKDPLRVRKLLLHKSEIRKLIGLRQQQGYTLVPLSVYLKNSKVKIELALAKGKKLHDKRHDIASKDAERRMAQATRR